The Scomber japonicus isolate fScoJap1 chromosome 8, fScoJap1.pri, whole genome shotgun sequence genome has a segment encoding these proteins:
- the LOC128362734 gene encoding protocadherin alpha-3-like, with translation MAVTDITGQWLHVWISFCLALLIVTHLEGISAQIRYSILEESKSGTAVGNVAKDLGLDLGSLADRNLRVVSGTKQDLFKVNPRDGVLLVNQKVDREDLCGNTVPCVTNLKAVIENPLEMHQVIVEILDVNDNAPKFPEENYTLEVLESAIVGSRFQMEGAHDLDVGLNSLQSYKLNHNPYFRLETEEFGEDGKVPFLILQRPLDREHTTQHWLLLTAADGGKPSKSGTINITVVVSDVNDNSPVCDRQKYTITVKENAPAGTFLLTINASDSDDGMNGEIEYSIRSKLRGLSSEPFDLNSRSGKLTVKEGLDFEEKQIYEIKVLAADKGVVSLSTHCNVVVRVEDVNDNQPEIDITSLSSRIPEDAPPGTVVALVGVTDHDSGVNGQVVCSVPGHLPFDLKPSPDGQSYSLVTIDNLDKETIHMYNITITAKDLGTPTLSSTKVIKVDVLDVNDNSPLFTESPYTFYVLENNKPGTSVFSVSAADADSDENAAVTYSLDHKRPGPTVTSFLNINEVSGTISALKSFDFETLKTFHFQVVATDSGTPSLSSNVTVNVFILDQNDNAPVILYPVSSNGSAEGVEEIPRNVNAGHLVTKVRAYDADIGYNGWLLFSLQEVTDHTLFGLDRYTGQIRTLRSFTETDEAEHKLVILVKDNGNVSLSATATVIVKVVEPKEAFAAADVTSEANNQGENNVVFYLTITLGSVSVLFLVSIIVLIAMQCSKTTDYSSKYLQDANYDGTLCHSIQYRSGDKRYMLVGPRMSIGSTIVPGSHANTLVLPNRRRASEEALPISGSSLM, from the exons ATGGCGGTAACGGACATCACGGGACAATGGCTGCATGTGTGGATTTCTTTTTGTCTGGCGTTGCTAATTGTTACTCATTTGGAAGGAATCTCTGCGCAAATACGATACTCAATTCTGGAGGAATCAAAATCGGGCACGGCAGTTGGAAATGTAGCCAAAGACCTTGGATTAGATCTTGGGAGCCTGGCGGATAGGAATCTTCGTGTCGTGTCAGGAACAAAGCAGGATCTGTTTAAGGTAAATCCGAGAGATGGAGTTTTGTTAGTGAACCAGAAAGTAGACAGAGAAGACCTGTGTGGAAACACGGTTCCGTGTGTCACAAACCTGAAAGCAGTGATAGAAAACCCTCTGGAAATGCATCAAGTAATAGTTGAAATACTCGATGTAAACGACAATGCACCTAAATTTCCCGAGGAAAACTACACATTAGAGGTGCTGGAATCCGCCATAGTTGGATCCCGATTTCAGATGGAAGGGGCACACGATTTAGATGTTGGACTGAATTCCTTACAGTCGTATAAACTAAACCATAACCCATATTTTCGCTTGGAAACTGAGGAATTTGGGGAGGATGGAAAGGTTCCCTTCCTTATACTACAGCGACCTTTGGATAGAGAACACACTACTCAACACTGGTTACTGTTAACAGCTGCTGATGGAGGTAAACCATCCAAATCTGGTACTATTAATATCACTGTTGTTGTATCGGATGTAAATGACAACTCACCAGTGTGTGACAGACAGAAATACACTATTACGGTAAAGGAAAACGCACCTGCAGGTACATTTCTCCTGACAATAAATGCATCTGACTCGGATGATGGGATGAACGGTGAGATCGAATATTCTATACGGAGTAAACTAAGAGGACTCTCATCTGAGCCCTTCGATTTAAATAGTAGAAGTGGCAAACTGACTGTGAAAGAAGGCCTTGATTTCGAGGAAAAGCAAATCTATGAGATTAAGGTACTGGCTGCAGACAAAGGTGTCGTGTCTTTGTCCACACACTGCAACGTGGTTGTTAGAGTTGAAGACGTGAACGATAACCAACCTGAAATCGACATCACATCCCTCTCAAGTCGCATTCCAGAGGATGCACCTCCTGGCACGGTGGTGGCGTTGGTGGGAGTGACGGATCATGACTCAGGTGTGAACGGACAGGTGGTCTGCAGTGTGCCGGGTCACCTGCCTTTTGACTTAAAGCCATCCCCAGATGGACAGTCATACTCATTGGTTACCATAGACAACCTAGATAAGGAGACAATACATATGTATAATATTACAATAACGGCTAAGGATTTAGGGACACCTACTCTGTCATCCACAAAGGTGATAAAAGTAGATGTACTAGATGTTAATGATAATAGTCCTTTGTTCACTGAAAGCCCATACACTTTTTATGTGCTTGAAAACAACAAGCCTGGGACATCAGTTTTTTCAGTGAGCGCGGCTGATGCTGATTCAGATGAAAATGCGGCAGTAACATACTCACTCGACCATAAACGTCCAGGACCCACTGtgacttcttttttaaatataaatgaagtcAGTGGCACCATTTCAGCGCTGAAAAGTTTTGACTTCGAAACTCTGAAAACGTTCCACTTCCAAGTAGTGGCCACAGATTCTGGAACTCCGTCACTAAGCAGCAACGTCACAGTGAACGTGTTCATTCTGGATCAGAACGACAACGCTCCAGTCATCCTGTATCCAGTCAGCTCCAACGGTTCTGCTGAAGGTGTGGAGGAGATTCCCCGCAATGTCAACGCAGGACACTTGGTGACTAAAGTCAGAGCCTATGACGCTGATATAGGATATAACGGCTGGTTACTGTTTTCACTGCAGGAAGTTACTGACCACACTCTCTTTGGTTTGGACCGCTATACAGGACAGATCAGAACACTTCGCTCATTCACAGAGACAGACGAGGCTGAGCATAAACTGGTCATACTGGTGAAAGACAATGGCAACGTTTCACTCTCAGCAACAGCTACTGTGATTGTCAAAGTTGTGGAGCCCAAAGAAGCTTTTGCAGCTGCTGATGTTACCAGCGAGGCAAACAATCAAGGAGAaaataatgttgtattttacttgacAATAACTTTGGGCTCAGTGTCTGTACTTTTTCTCGTCAGTATCATTGTTCTGATTGCAATGCAGTGCTCCAAAACCACAGACTATTCCTCAAAGTATTTACAAGATGCTAATTACGACGGGACACTGTGTCACAGCATCCAGTACAGATCTGGAGACAAACGCTACATGTTAGTTGGACCCAGGATGAGTATAGGATCTACTATTGTTCCGGGCAGCCATGCAAATACGCTAGTGCTCCCCAACAGGAGGCGGGCATCAGAagag GCCCTACCCATCTCTGGATCATCTCTGATGTAG
- the LOC128362735 gene encoding protocadherin alpha-3-like, with protein MGERGQRHRVSCWWIAGIVLLCFGNRILAQLRYSVPEEVLVGSPVGNVAKDLGLDINTLTERRFRIVSGPNHALFLLNQNNGVLYVGQIMDREELCDGTKVCLINLKIVVESPLEIHYVNVEITDVNDHSPTFPESEQRLEIAEHIPPGTRFQIHAARDPDVGTQSVRFYKLSPNDLFDIQVRDSEEDKIPFLVLKKPLDREQKAEHRLVLTALDGGSPSKSGNLNLTITVLDANDNRPVFSKDIHTVSLVENAPIGTLVIRLNATDIDEGSNSEIEYSFGKTQKKKVHDTFELDSVSGEIRVKGNVDFEETEIYRLDLQASDKGQPPWTAESRVVIKIKDVNDNKPDIEVTSLRNLVPENSKPGTVISLISVTDRDSGVNGKVICTISDNVPFDLTPSIEENMYSLVTKGRLDRENVSHYEITITATDCGEHPLSTVKTLNVQVSDVNDNRPNFSQSPCELYMVENNAPGASIFSVSAVDIDLNENAAITYHIVRGDGLQGDMTSFLNVNSDNGQISALKSFDFETLKTFHFQVVATDSGIPSLSSNVTVNVFILDQNDNAPVILYPVSSNGSAEGVEEIPRNVNAGHLVTKVRAYDADIGYNGWLLFSLQEVTDHTLFGLDRYTGQIRTLRSFTETDEAEHKLVILVKDNGNVSLSATATVIVKVVEPKEAFAASDVKSATKDEEGNDVTFYLMITLGSVSVLFIISIIVLIAMQCSKTTEYTSKYLQETNYDGTLCHSIQYRSGDKRYMLVGPRMSIGSTIVPGSHANTLVLPDRRGTSGEVSPCFTFN; from the coding sequence ATGGGAGAACGAGGACAAAGACACCGAGTGAGCTGCTGGTGGATTGCTGGAATTGTGTTGCTGTGCTTTGGGAATCGTATTTTGGCACAGTTGAGATACTCTGTTCCAGAAGAAGTCCTAGTGGGATCTCCTGTTGGAAATGTTGCCAAAGATTTGGGGCTTGATATTAACACTTTGACAGAGAGGCGATTTCGTATAGTTTCGGGTCCGAATCATGCTCTGTTTCTATTGAATCAGAACAATGGAGTGCTGTATGTTGGGCAAATTATGGACCGCGAAGAGCTTTGTGATGGAACCAAGGTTTGTTTGATAAACTTGAAAATTGTTGTTGAGAGCCCACTGGAAATACATTACGTGAACGTTGAAATAACTGATGTTAATGACCATTCACCGACCTTCCCAGAAAGTGAGCAACGTCTGGAAATAGCAGAGCATATTCCACCAGGAACTCGTTTCCAAATTCATGCAGCTAGAGACCCTGATGTCGGGACACAGTCAGTCCGATTCTATAAGTTGAGCCCAAATGATCTTTTTGATATACAAGTCAGAGACAGCGAGGAGGACAAAATACCGTTTTTAGTGCTAAAAAAGCCGTTGGATAGGGAACAAAAGGCAGAACACCGTTTAGTGTTAACTGCTCTTGATGGGGGCAGTCCGTCAAAATCTGGGAACCTTAATCTAACTATCACTGTGCTGGATGCAAATGATAATCGCCCTGTGTTCAGCAAAGATATACACACTGTGTCATTAGTGGAAAATGCTCCCATTGGAACCCTTGTAATCAGATTAAACGCTACCGATATAGACGAAGGTTCAAATAGCGAAATTGAATATAGCTTTGGCAaaactcaaaagaaaaaagtgcaCGATACCTTTGAATTAGACAGCGTCAGTGGTGAGATTCGAGTCAAAGGAAACGTGGACTTTGAGGAGACTGAGATTTATAGACTAGATTTGCAAGCTTCAGATAAAGGCCAGCCACCCTGGACGGCCGAAAGCAGAGTTGTGATAAAAATTAAAGATGTGAACGACAACAAGCCAGACATAGAAGTGACATCACTACGTAACTTAGTCCCTGAAAATTCCAAACCTGGCACTGTTATCTCTCTCATTAGTGTCACTGACAGAGATTCAGGCGTTAATGGGAAAGTTATTTGTACAATATCGGATAATGTTCCATTTGATCTGACGCCATCCATTGAAGAAAATATGTACTCTCTTGTCACAAAGGGACGTTTAGACAGAGAGAATGTGTCCCATTATGAAATTACAATAACAGCCACTGACTGTGGTGAGCACCCACTTTCCACTGTAAAAACGTTAAATGTTCAGGTGTCAGACGTGAATGATAACAGACCAAATTTCAGCCAAAGTCCATGTGAACTTTACATGGTAGAAAACAATGCTCCTGGCGCATCGATATTTTCTGTTAGTGCTGTTGATAttgatctgaatgaaaatgCAGCAATCACGTACCACATTGTGAGAGGTGATGGGCTGCAAGGTGACATGACATCTTTCCTAAATGTCAATTCAGATAACGGACAAATATCAGCACTAAAAAGTTTTGACTTTGAAACTCTGAAAACGTTCCACTTCCAAGTTGTCGCCACAGATTCTGGAATTCCGTCACTAAGCAGCAACGTCACAGTGAACGTGTTCATTCTGGATCAGAACGACAACGCTCCAGTCATCCTGTATCCAGTCAGCTCCAACGGTTCTGCTGAAGGTGTGGAGGAGATTCCCCGCAATGTCAACGCAGGACACTTGGTGACTAAAGTCAGAGCCTATGACGCTGATATAGGATATAACGGCTGGTTACTGTTTTCACTGCAGGAAGTTACTGACCACACTCTCTTTGGTTTGGACCGCTATACAGGACAGATCAGAACACTTCGCTCATTCACAGAGACAGACGAGGCTGAGCATAAACTGGTCATACTGGTGAAAGACAATGGCAACGTTTCACTCTCAGCAACAGCTACTGTGATAGTCAAAGTTGTGGAGCCCAAAGAAGCTTTTGCAGCTTCTGATGTTAAAAGTGCAACAAAGGATGAGGAGGGCAATGACGTGACTTTTTATCTGATGATAACTTTGGGCTCAGTGTCTGTACTTTTTATCATCAGTATCATTGTGCTGATTGCAATGCAGTGCTCCAAAACTACAGAATATACATCCAAATACCTACAAGAGACAAATTATGATGGGACACTGTGTCACAGCATCCAGTACAGATCCGGTGACAAGCGATACATGTTAGTTGGACCCAGAATGAGTATAGGATCTACTATAGTCCCAGGCAGCCATGCAAATACTCTAGTACTTCCTGACAGAAGAGGGACATCTGGAGAGGTAAGCCcatgtttcacttttaattGA